The Faecalibacterium sp. I3-3-33 DNA window ACCATGTGGTCAATGAGCTCCTGTGCCTGACTTTCGGTCAGGATGCCCTTGTCCAGATCGCGCTGGATATAGATATCCAGGAAGGTGGAGATGCGGCCCACGCTCATGGCGGCGCCGTTCTGGGTCTTGATGGCAGCCAGATAGCCGAAGTACAGCCACTGGCAGGCCTCCTTGGCGTCCTTGGCGGGCTGGGAGATGTCGTAGCCGTAGGCCTCGGCCATCTTCTTCATGCCCTTCAGGGCGCTGATCTGGCGGGCGATCTCCTCGCGCAGACGGATGACGTCATCGGTCATGGTGCCGTCGCCGCAGTTGGCAAGATCCTCCTGCTTGAACTGGATCAGGGCGTCGATGCCGTACAGGGCAACGCGGCGGTAGTCGCCCACGATGCGGCCGCGGCCGTAGGTGTCCGGCAGACCGGTGATGATGTGGGTGTGGCGTGCCTTCTTCATCTCGGGGGTGTAGGCATCGAACACGGCCTGATTGTGGGTGCGGGTGTAGTCGGTAAAGATCTTGTGCAGCTCGGCAGAGGGCTGGTAGCCGTAGGTGGTGCAGGCCTGCTCTGCCATCTTGATGCCGCCGTAGGGCATAAAGGCGCGCTTGAGGGGCTTGTCGGTCTGCAAACCAACGATCTGCTCCAGATCCTTCAGGTTTTCGTCAATATAGCCGGGGCCGTAGGAGGTCAGGCTGCTGACCACCTCGGTCTCCATATCCAGCACGCCGCCCTTGGCGCGCTCGGCCTTCTGCAGCTGCTGCAAAGCACCCCAAAGCTTATCGGTAGCCTCGGTGGGGCCAGCCAGAAAGCTTTCGTCGCCGTTATAGGGGGTGTAGTTTTTCTGGATGAAGTCACGCACATTGACCTCTTCCTTCCAGATGCGGCCTTCAAAGCCTTCCCACTGTTCAAACTGGATCATTGGAACCTCCTTGCTCCATTACGCGGTTAGCGTTTTCTAACTTCTGAGCCTTTGAAAAACCGCTCTGTCTAGGCGGTTTTCTGGGGGCGAAACGGTCTTGCGCTGCCGTCTGCGGCAGCCCTTACTACAAGGTGTAGACAAAAATAAAAACCTGCCCACAAAATCTTGCGTTATTATAATAGCAAGAACTGTTTTAAAAAGCAATAGAAAACAAGTGGGTTTTCTTCCAGCGGAAAGGCTATTCTTTGGGCAGAATGTAGAAAAAACGCCGAAACCCCGGCGGCACGGCAACTTTGCGAAAAAATTTGCAAATTAAGGGTTGACAAGACTAACCGTCTGTGGTATCCTGTTCTCGCAGCGGTGGTTAGCTAATTCTAACCACCGCTGCACCAGAAAAAAGGAGCGTCTGCAAGCGCTCCGCTCCATTCCTCCATTCCTTTCTCTTTTCTACGGGAAGCGGCAGCACGGTTTGCTCTGCTGCTTCCGGCGCGGCACCGGCTGTGTTTGGTACCACAGCCGACGCAAAGAAAACAAAAACGGGACACTCAGCTTGACCACCTGAGTGCCCCGATTTTTGTTTTTACTGCCCCAGCCCCGCCAGTTGTTCATACAGCTGCGCTGCGCCGCCGCCGGGGTATTTTACGCTGACATAGGCGCTGTTCAGGATGCACACGCCGTCGGAGTACACAGTCAGCAGAAACTTCTGGTTTTCGGCATCATCATAAAAGCTGACGGTGACCGACTGCACCGGGAAGGTATCGTGGGTGTAGGCAGAATAGTTCTGGTTCAGTTTTTTGCGGCAGGAGACAGTGGAAAGCAATTCTGCCGTTTGTTGGAACGCTTCGCTGTCCATGGAGAGGAGGTGATAGTCCATGTCGTTTGTGCTGCCAAAATGCGCCACTTCCTCGGTGCGGAGCGTGCCCTGCGAGCTGGCGCGTACCAGTGCTTTCAGGTCGATGGGATGGTATAGCACCGCAAAAGCTGCCAGTGCAAACAGGATAAAAAATAAAGCGGTGCGGGGAATGTGGAAGCTTTTCATCCGTTTACCCCTCCTTTGGCGGCTCCATTTGGACAAGATGCCGCTGGGCGATGAAAAAGCCCACGGCGCTGGCGGCAAATACCACATAATAGCTGGCGATGCGGTAGAGCATCAGTACGCTCATCACCTCGCCCCGTTCCAGAAAGCTGCCGAACACCAGCAGAAAGGCGGTCTCAATAGAACCCATCCCGGCTACGTTGGGCAGGGCGTTGGAAACAAACAGCATCAGACTGGTGAGCAGCTGCACCTGCCAGAAGCCCAGCGGCGAAAGCCCCATGAACCGGATGCACAGGTAGGGCAGGCAGAACAGCCCGAACAGCTTGAGCGCCTGCAGGGCAAAAATTTTCAGGCAGCGGGGCTTATCCGCCAGCAGGCGGCGGCTCTCGGTGCCCAGCACTTCCAGCTGCTCCAGCCAGTCGGCGCGGCGCTGCTGCCACTTTTCGGTCTTGGGCAGAAAGCCCAGCAGCCAGCGGGCGAGGTTCTGCACCACTGGCGAGACGCACAGCAGCACCAGCGCCACGATAACTACCGCTACCACAGCGTATGCCATGGGCAGATACCGCATGACACCGGTGGTGTTGGCGGCAAGCCAGCGGCGCTGTAACAGCAGCATCACGGTGGCGTACAAAAGCACCGTGCTCTTGTGGGAAACGTATTCCAGTGTCATCAGCCCTGCGCCGGGGCCCAGCGGCAGCCCGGCCTTGTGCAGGTAGTACAGCTGCACCGGAACAGCACCGGCACCCAGCGTGACCACGTTGCCAAAGGTGCCGCACCAGCCTACATCTAACCCTTGCCACAGCTTGAACTGCGGCAGACGGCTGCGCACGATGACCCACGCCACGCACCCTTCCAGCAGGGGGTAGCTGAGGCCGACCGCCAGCACCGCCAGCACCTGCCACACCGACAGCTGCGCCAGCGCCGTGGTGATCTCGGCCCAGTGATCCTTAAAAGTGAACACAATGATGCAGGTAAGCACCAGCAGCACCAGCAGAGAGATCGCGGTCTTTTTGCGGGAGGGCTGCTGCGCGGCGGCTTGGCTCATGGAAACAAAACTCCTTTCGGTATGGATGCTTTTAACCGGAAATTCTGGAACCAGTATAGCACATCTCCCGCCGCCCTTTGTGAACGGAAGCGGAACTTTGTTGGGCAATTTGGGGCATTTGATAAAATGGGGAGACCTCTCCCGTAAAAAACAATGCCGGGCAGCGTGCGGCTGGCCGGCATTGTTTTTTCCATTATTCTTCCCCGTCCGTCAGCTCTTTTACCAGCCTTGTCAGGGTGGCTACATAGGATTCGTTGGAGAACTGTTGTTCATATAGGCGGCGGCAGTTGTCGTGCATGGAAGCCAGCACCTCCGGGTGCTCGATGGCCCATGTCAGC harbors:
- a CDS encoding lysylphosphatidylglycerol synthase transmembrane domain-containing protein, which encodes MSQAAAQQPSRKKTAISLLVLLVLTCIIVFTFKDHWAEITTALAQLSVWQVLAVLAVGLSYPLLEGCVAWVIVRSRLPQFKLWQGLDVGWCGTFGNVVTLGAGAVPVQLYYLHKAGLPLGPGAGLMTLEYVSHKSTVLLYATVMLLLQRRWLAANTTGVMRYLPMAYAVVAVVIVALVLLCVSPVVQNLARWLLGFLPKTEKWQQRRADWLEQLEVLGTESRRLLADKPRCLKIFALQALKLFGLFCLPYLCIRFMGLSPLGFWQVQLLTSLMLFVSNALPNVAGMGSIETAFLLVFGSFLERGEVMSVLMLYRIASYYVVFAASAVGFFIAQRHLVQMEPPKEG